The window TATCTTTTGTATCAGCATATTTAATTAATTTCTTTATATTTTCTAAACTTACAAATATATCTGGATTTATAATCAAAAAATATTTAGAGTTTTCAGCATATTTTTTTATTGCTATATTATTCGCAGTTCCATATCCAACATTTTCACTTAAAATATAATCGACATCCGGCTCTAAAGCAAATATTTTCTCTTTTAAATAACCTGTATTTGTATTATCTATCACTATTAATTTTTGTTCAATATTCTCACTATAATATTCCTTAATAACTCTTTCGATCTCTTCAAAAGAATTATTATATATTACCATTGAAGCAACTAATTTAAACATCCTAACTCCTAACAAAATTACAATTATTATAACATACTATTTCTTATTTTGGAATGATTATTAATCAACTATTACAAGCCTTTAGCAAATATTACAATTTTTATTGTTCTAAAAACTATTTTCAAATCTAACATGATATCTTGATATTTCATATAATATAAGTCGTATTCTAACTTTTTATATGCATCTTCTATTGAAAGACCATAAGGATACATGACTTGAGCCCAGCCAGTTACTCCTGGTTTTACTAGATGCCTTAAATTATAATGTGGAATAGTTTTCATATATTCATAACATAACTCATTCCATTCTGGTCTTGGACCAACAAAACTCATTTCTCCCTTTAATATACATATTAATTGCGGGAGTTCATCAATTCTAGTTTTTCTTATAAATTTACCAAATTTTGTCACTCTTGGATCATTTTCATCAGTATACTTTGAATATTCTTTTTGATCATGAATTTTCATTGAGCGAAATTTTATTATTTCAAATTCAACATTTTTTAGACCCAATCTCTTTTGTTTAAAAAATATTGGTCCCTTTGAAGTTAGTTTTATTATTAAGGCAGTTATTACAAATATTGGTGAAGTTAATATTAACATACTTATTGATAAACTGACATCAAATAACCTTTTTATTTTTTGCTTAGTTGTATTATGCAAAATCTCAAATCCCAATGATTCTAATAGCCATAATTTATCTATGTGCTCTATGTCTATCTTTTGATCAAGCTGTTCATTGAATACTTTATATGATATTATCTCTGTTCCATTAATTTTAAAATTAATTAACACATCCAATTCTTCATCACTTAATTTATCTACTGTTATAATTATTTTATCTACATTATTTTCCTGAACTATCTTCTCAAGATTATTTATGTCACCTAAATACCTCTCTTCCTCTCTTTTTTTATTACATGTAAACCCCACGTATTTATATTGTATATTTTCTATTAATGATGTCACAATCTTTGCATTATTTACAGTATAACCATATAATATCACATTAAATCTTTTTACAACAAACTGTTGGATCAACCATTTTAAAAAAATT of the Sebaldella sp. S0638 genome contains:
- a CDS encoding sugar transferase — protein: MKNYSNVVIRIIYIWILYIVYKYSLDIFVIGISFTAKLIFTSIFITAYIFDLLDFIEQKFRLRHIIYFFCIDLFYAMIFYSLLRTIGMFITFGILFFSQIFLKWLIQQFVVKRFNVILYGYTVNNAKIVTSLIENIQYKYVGFTCNKKREEERYLGDINNLEKIVQENNVDKIIITVDKLSDEELDVLINFKINGTEIISYKVFNEQLDQKIDIEHIDKLWLLESLGFEILHNTTKQKIKRLFDVSLSISMLILTSPIFVITALIIKLTSKGPIFFKQKRLGLKNVEFEIIKFRSMKIHDQKEYSKYTDENDPRVTKFGKFIRKTRIDELPQLICILKGEMSFVGPRPEWNELCYEYMKTIPHYNLRHLVKPGVTGWAQVMYPYGLSIEDAYKKLEYDLYYMKYQDIMLDLKIVFRTIKIVIFAKGL